A window from Desulfuromonas thiophila encodes these proteins:
- a CDS encoding ABC transporter substrate-binding protein, whose translation MNMLRHSLRLLIGWLLVLITAPLTCAAASDSAGPRTVTDLAGRQVEVTVPARRLVGIHSALSLLCYMNLAPQVVGVEQEEKDPRQWLGGTGRSYRLAHPEFSALPGIGSQRQIDAEALVALQPDVIFMGWGTPQAADRLQQQTGIPVLMVHNGDLTKQHHRFEQSLDLIATICDRRERAEQIKAFINASLNDLHQRIKGHTSSTTCYIGGLNFRVAHGLLGTSRDYPPFVLLKANNITDAITPPANLVKGRFSLAAESLLKADPEIIFICASGESLVRDDLSHPAFAALSAVRNQRLYRIIPHYYAASPDTVLAETWYMATILYPGAFADVDIASTADRFYRFFVGAPLYREMATLFGPFAPLNASAVGNTEGGPSL comes from the coding sequence ATGAACATGCTGAGGCACTCGCTCCGTTTGCTGATCGGATGGCTACTCGTGCTCATCACCGCACCCCTGACCTGCGCGGCCGCCAGCGATTCCGCTGGCCCGCGCACGGTGACGGATCTGGCCGGACGTCAGGTCGAGGTAACCGTTCCGGCCCGGCGGCTGGTGGGCATCCATTCGGCCCTGAGCCTGCTGTGCTATATGAACCTGGCACCCCAGGTGGTGGGTGTGGAGCAGGAGGAGAAAGATCCGCGTCAGTGGCTGGGCGGCACCGGCCGCTCCTACCGGCTGGCCCATCCCGAATTCAGTGCGTTGCCCGGTATCGGCTCGCAGCGCCAGATCGACGCCGAGGCGCTGGTGGCGCTGCAGCCCGATGTCATCTTCATGGGCTGGGGCACGCCGCAGGCCGCCGACCGGCTGCAGCAGCAGACCGGCATCCCGGTACTGATGGTGCACAACGGCGACCTGACCAAGCAACACCATCGGTTTGAACAATCGCTGGATCTGATTGCAACGATCTGTGATCGCCGGGAACGCGCCGAACAGATCAAGGCGTTCATCAACGCCAGCCTGAATGATCTGCACCAGCGCATCAAAGGGCACACCTCATCCACGACATGCTATATCGGCGGCCTCAATTTCCGCGTCGCCCACGGCCTGCTCGGCACCAGCCGCGACTATCCGCCGTTTGTGCTGCTGAAGGCCAACAACATCACCGACGCCATCACGCCGCCAGCCAACCTGGTCAAGGGACGCTTTTCCCTGGCTGCGGAAAGCTTACTCAAGGCCGATCCCGAGATCATCTTCATCTGTGCCAGCGGTGAGTCCCTGGTGCGCGACGATCTGAGCCATCCGGCCTTTGCCGCCCTCAGCGCGGTACGCAACCAGCGCCTGTATCGCATCATCCCCCATTACTATGCCGCCAGTCCCGACACGGTGCTGGCCGAAACCTGGTACATGGCCACGATCCTCTATCCCGGAGCCTTTGCCGATGTCGACATCGCGTCCACGGCCGACCGCTTTTACCGCTTCTTTGTCGGCGCACCGCTCTACCGGGAGATGGCGACACTGTTCGGCCCGTTCGCGCCGCTGAACGCCAGCGCAGTGGGCAACACAGAGGGCGGCCCGTCGTTATGA
- a CDS encoding SurA N-terminal domain-containing protein: MLDLIRRKQKTTIVKVVFWTIIAAFIGTIFLVWGKGTDPQGRQTAAAEVNGEPISFDDFRSAHSNLYNLYRSLYGQAFTPELERQLGLTRQAINMLIDQALLRQHAGTLGVRVSRDELVASIAEIEAFQQEGQFSKQRYLEVLAYQRMTPEQFEALQENQLLADRVRWQLRSAITVSDADVAEAYRVEQEKINLQFVRFAPEAFLAQADVADAEVARAYAERGEQFRQPPRARLDYVQLDSGTLQGEVAIDETALERYYRRQIGRYSVPEQVRVAHILLAVPEDASDAEREEKRALAESLRQRAAAEPFAELAQRHSDDKATAGKGGDLGLFPRGVMVAAFEEAAFALAPGEISAPVETPYGYHVLQGIEHVEAGVKSLESVRPEVEEGLRAELAQQLAYEKALDAYNMNRKGAGMVGAAQQLGLAPLTTELFSQQQPLAVFGDQPELQRLAFEAEVGSLLPPQRVGGAVYLCQVAERLPSEIPPLEQVQEALRQTLRRERATELARQAGEKALQAAREGADLQQVLPAGAKLEETGLFSRSLGDFIPKIGQQAQLAEAAFRLTPEQPLAAELYAQADQYYLVRLKQLEAADPTRLSAEEAERLRAQVLTRRQEEAVSQTLEQLRQSATIVIADAIVRAIQQGE; encoded by the coding sequence ATGCTCGACCTGATTCGCAGAAAGCAGAAAACGACCATTGTCAAGGTCGTGTTCTGGACGATTATCGCCGCATTTATCGGCACCATTTTTCTGGTCTGGGGCAAGGGCACCGATCCGCAGGGCCGGCAGACGGCAGCGGCCGAGGTCAATGGCGAACCCATCAGCTTTGATGATTTTCGCTCGGCCCACAGCAATCTTTACAATCTCTACCGCTCGCTTTATGGCCAGGCTTTCACGCCGGAACTGGAGCGACAGCTGGGGTTGACCCGTCAGGCCATCAATATGCTGATTGATCAGGCACTGTTGCGCCAGCACGCCGGTACGCTGGGGGTGCGGGTCAGTCGTGATGAACTTGTTGCCAGCATCGCCGAGATTGAGGCCTTCCAGCAGGAGGGTCAGTTCAGCAAACAGCGTTATCTGGAGGTGTTGGCCTATCAGCGCATGACCCCCGAACAGTTTGAAGCCTTGCAGGAGAATCAGTTGCTGGCGGACAGGGTGCGCTGGCAGTTGCGTTCGGCCATAACGGTCAGTGATGCCGACGTGGCCGAGGCTTACCGTGTCGAGCAGGAGAAGATCAACCTGCAGTTTGTCCGTTTTGCTCCTGAGGCGTTCCTGGCCCAGGCCGATGTGGCCGATGCCGAGGTGGCGCGGGCCTATGCCGAGCGTGGTGAGCAGTTCCGCCAGCCACCGCGTGCGCGCCTGGACTATGTCCAACTCGACAGTGGCACGTTGCAGGGCGAGGTGGCCATTGACGAAACGGCGCTGGAACGTTATTACCGCCGTCAGATCGGTCGTTATTCGGTGCCAGAACAGGTGCGTGTTGCCCATATTCTGCTGGCTGTGCCCGAGGATGCCAGCGATGCGGAACGAGAGGAAAAACGTGCGTTAGCCGAAAGCCTGCGGCAGCGGGCGGCAGCCGAGCCCTTCGCCGAACTGGCGCAGCGCCATTCGGACGACAAGGCGACTGCAGGCAAGGGTGGCGATCTGGGCCTGTTTCCTCGCGGTGTCATGGTTGCCGCTTTCGAGGAGGCTGCCTTTGCTCTGGCGCCGGGAGAAATCAGTGCACCGGTCGAGACGCCTTACGGTTACCATGTGTTGCAGGGCATTGAACATGTCGAGGCGGGCGTCAAAAGTCTGGAAAGTGTGCGTCCCGAGGTGGAAGAGGGCCTGCGTGCCGAACTGGCGCAGCAACTGGCCTACGAAAAGGCGCTGGATGCCTACAATATGAATCGCAAGGGCGCCGGCATGGTGGGTGCGGCCCAGCAACTGGGACTGGCGCCATTGACGACGGAACTGTTCAGCCAGCAGCAGCCGCTGGCGGTGTTTGGCGATCAGCCCGAACTGCAGCGGTTGGCTTTTGAAGCGGAGGTTGGCAGTCTGTTGCCGCCTCAGCGGGTGGGCGGCGCGGTTTATCTGTGTCAGGTGGCCGAACGGCTGCCCAGCGAAATCCCGCCACTGGAGCAGGTACAGGAGGCCCTGCGGCAGACCCTGCGGCGCGAGCGAGCGACGGAACTGGCTCGTCAGGCCGGCGAGAAGGCCTTGCAGGCGGCGCGCGAAGGTGCAGACCTGCAGCAGGTTTTGCCAGCTGGCGCCAAACTGGAAGAAACCGGCTTGTTCAGTCGCAGTCTGGGTGATTTTATCCCCAAAATTGGCCAACAGGCTCAGCTGGCGGAAGCGGCTTTTCGCCTGACGCCGGAACAGCCTCTGGCTGCTGAACTTTATGCCCAGGCCGACCAGTATTATCTGGTGCGTCTGAAGCAGCTCGAAGCGGCCGATCCGACCCGGCTCAGCGCCGAAGAGGCCGAACGGTTGCGAGCTCAGGTACTGACCCGGCGGCAAGAGGAGGCTGTCAGCCAGACGCTGGAGCAGCTGCGCCAGTCCGCCACCATTGTGATCGCTGATGCGATCGTTCGTGCTATCCAACAGGGGGAATAG
- a CDS encoding TonB-dependent receptor plug domain-containing protein — protein MKNRHTIFYALFFYLLGMTPNISTVFADETTDSLVLDDMVVTATRSQNSAFATPVTISVVNQQQIQEQNAATFTDLLDGVAGVTLSGAGPWETTPTIRGMGTNRVLVLFDGDRETNLWAGRAPLTPFIDSNDIERIEVVKGPSSVLYGSDALGGVINIITKEVALADGDSWQAEHHIGTRYSSVDDGLVGNYTVNAGGHGLGIRLNVAAQDHDDYEVGDGDELPHSQFENKSLDLKALYNVNDHHSVQAELRINDINDMGVAQKDPQAPESHFTLYNTRTYKLAYVGTDLGAVQRLETRLFHVDQKRRFVGDFPNTAKQLHNLKQNTIDTTASGGSLQATFAPGRNQQWTTGLEIVHETTDSDESQQTFTTTNDALKKLLSFQPVPDGERDHVGLFAQNEVTVTQRWRLTLGGRYDYFEADADDVTMSQTSYGGSGATTVQAVNAFSRETDQAMTFSLGSLYALSNTLHLTANLATAFRAPDLFERYSTRGGGSQLIIGNPDLDAEYSYNADLGLKYLSSRASGYVSVFYNRVDDYIDLVKQDSSFLANIPTYGYVNVEDAELYGIDAEATLHLTSRLDLETAIAWVEGKDRDTHEHLSAIAPLNGRIGLRYAAPLTDSMRYSLRAQATLYDRQRNVSDSEDETPGYTTFDLHAGLNLGAWAMFDAIDLNLSVKNLLDRGYRSHLRSSQETWIYEPGRNIVVGLQCTF, from the coding sequence ATGAAAAACCGCCACACCATTTTTTATGCCCTTTTTTTCTACCTGCTCGGCATGACACCCAATATCTCCACGGTGTTTGCCGATGAGACGACGGACAGCCTTGTGCTCGATGACATGGTGGTCACGGCCACCCGCTCGCAGAATTCCGCCTTTGCCACGCCGGTGACGATCAGCGTCGTCAACCAGCAACAGATTCAGGAGCAGAATGCCGCTACGTTCACCGACCTGCTCGACGGCGTGGCCGGTGTGACCCTGAGCGGCGCCGGGCCGTGGGAAACCACGCCGACCATTCGCGGCATGGGCACCAACCGGGTGCTGGTGCTGTTCGACGGCGACCGCGAGACCAACCTGTGGGCGGGTCGCGCGCCGCTGACGCCGTTTATCGACAGCAACGACATTGAACGGATCGAAGTGGTCAAGGGCCCCTCCTCTGTGCTCTACGGCAGCGATGCCCTCGGCGGCGTCATCAACATCATCACCAAGGAGGTGGCTCTGGCCGACGGCGACAGCTGGCAGGCCGAGCACCACATCGGCACGCGCTATTCGTCGGTGGATGACGGCCTGGTCGGCAACTATACGGTCAACGCCGGCGGTCACGGTCTCGGCATTCGCCTCAACGTGGCGGCTCAGGATCACGACGACTATGAAGTCGGCGACGGCGACGAGCTACCCCACAGCCAGTTTGAAAACAAAAGCCTCGACCTGAAAGCCCTCTACAACGTCAACGACCATCACAGCGTCCAGGCTGAATTGCGCATCAACGACATCAACGACATGGGCGTGGCGCAGAAAGACCCGCAGGCGCCGGAATCGCACTTCACCCTGTACAACACCCGCACCTACAAACTGGCTTATGTCGGCACAGATTTGGGCGCGGTGCAGCGCCTGGAAACGCGCCTGTTCCACGTCGACCAGAAACGGCGCTTTGTCGGCGATTTCCCCAACACGGCCAAACAGCTCCACAACCTGAAGCAGAACACCATCGACACCACGGCCAGCGGCGGCTCGCTGCAGGCCACCTTTGCGCCGGGCCGCAACCAGCAATGGACCACTGGCCTGGAGATTGTTCACGAAACCACGGATTCCGACGAATCGCAACAAACCTTCACCACCACCAACGATGCGCTGAAAAAACTGCTCAGCTTTCAGCCGGTGCCGGATGGCGAGCGCGATCATGTGGGGCTGTTCGCCCAGAACGAGGTGACGGTGACGCAGCGCTGGCGCCTTACCCTCGGCGGCCGTTACGATTACTTTGAAGCCGATGCCGACGATGTCACCATGAGTCAGACCAGCTACGGCGGCAGCGGTGCCACCACGGTGCAGGCGGTGAACGCATTCTCCCGCGAAACCGATCAGGCCATGACCTTCAGCCTCGGCTCGCTCTATGCCCTGAGCAACACCTTGCATCTGACCGCCAACTTGGCCACGGCATTTCGCGCCCCGGATCTGTTTGAACGCTATTCCACCCGTGGCGGCGGCAGCCAACTGATCATCGGCAACCCGGACCTCGACGCCGAATATAGCTACAACGCCGACCTCGGCCTCAAATACCTATCGTCCCGCGCCAGCGGCTATGTCAGTGTGTTTTATAACCGTGTTGACGACTATATCGATCTGGTCAAGCAGGACAGTTCGTTCCTCGCCAATATCCCCACCTATGGTTACGTCAACGTCGAGGACGCGGAACTGTACGGCATCGATGCCGAAGCCACCCTCCACCTGACGTCGCGCCTCGATCTGGAAACGGCCATCGCCTGGGTGGAAGGCAAGGACCGCGACACTCACGAGCACCTTAGTGCCATCGCCCCGCTCAACGGCCGCATTGGCCTGCGTTACGCCGCGCCGCTGACCGACAGCATGCGCTACAGCCTGCGCGCCCAGGCCACGCTCTACGACCGCCAGCGCAATGTGTCGGACAGCGAAGACGAGACGCCGGGCTATACGACGTTTGACCTGCACGCCGGGCTCAATCTCGGCGCTTGGGCGATGTTTGACGCCATCGACCTGAACCTCAGCGTGAAAAACCTCCTCGACCGCGGCTACCGCAGCCATTTGCGCTCCAGCCAGGAAACCTGGATCTATGAGCCGGGCCGCAACATCGTGGTCGGCCTGCAATGCACCTTTTAA
- a CDS encoding ABC transporter ATP-binding protein codes for MDLTLRQLRFAYRGGRPVLNGLDTTLADGQLTALLGVNGSGKSTLLKLMAGILTPNSGAIVLGAPLEQSLSQLSPRRIAQYCAYVAQNTQPATLTVFDYVLLGRLPHQHGWSARASVADLNQVEACLNQMDLTDLAGTHLNQLSGGQLQMTVIARALAQQPVILLLDEPTNNLDPKHQVQLMDKLRTVSREQGTMVIFSMHDINLALQWADRVMLLHQGGLLRHDPTQLLTTADLSTLFGMPYQMVETRNHQHWFWPALNGSLK; via the coding sequence ATGGACCTGACCCTGCGCCAACTGCGTTTCGCCTATCGCGGCGGCCGTCCAGTGCTCAATGGCCTCGACACCACGCTGGCCGACGGCCAACTCACCGCCCTGCTCGGCGTCAACGGCTCGGGAAAATCCACCCTGCTCAAGCTGATGGCCGGGATTCTGACGCCAAACAGTGGCGCCATCGTCCTCGGTGCGCCGCTGGAGCAATCCCTGAGTCAGCTCAGCCCACGGCGCATCGCCCAATACTGCGCCTATGTGGCCCAGAACACCCAGCCAGCCACCCTGACGGTATTCGACTACGTGCTGCTCGGCCGCCTGCCCCACCAGCATGGCTGGTCAGCCAGAGCCTCCGTGGCGGATCTGAATCAGGTGGAAGCCTGTCTGAACCAGATGGACCTCACCGACCTGGCAGGCACGCATCTGAATCAATTAAGCGGCGGCCAGTTGCAGATGACCGTCATCGCCCGCGCCCTGGCCCAGCAACCGGTCATCCTGCTGCTCGACGAACCGACCAACAACCTTGATCCCAAACATCAGGTGCAGCTGATGGACAAGCTGCGTACTGTCAGCCGTGAACAGGGCACCATGGTCATTTTCAGCATGCACGATATCAACCTTGCCCTGCAGTGGGCCGACCGGGTGATGCTGCTGCATCAGGGCGGCCTGCTACGGCACGATCCAACCCAGCTACTCACCACGGCCGACCTGTCAACACTGTTCGGCATGCCTTATCAGATGGTGGAAACGCGGAACCATCAACATTGGTTTTGGCCAGCCCTTAATGGCAGCCTGAAATGA
- a CDS encoding FecCD family ABC transporter permease, whose amino-acid sequence MSLSNAYHRRQHRLTVGGLVTLLILGLITLLALTSGAMEVDWRQLWCGDGQTLNAAQRVLLHIRLPRACSAILGGAALATAGLILQVLLNNPLASPSTLGISQGASFGAACGIWLLSSGPSLTVSPWLVTGLAFAGAMATTLLILALSLWRNCGRETIILAGVALSALFVAATTLLQYLADDTQLAAIVHWSFGDVGRADWRDLRLLALVTLVGLAALWSQRRTFNALLCGHDTATSLGLHVTRLRLAGVTLVTLMTATTVTLLGVISFIGLVAPHLVRLLVGDNVVARLPLCALSGAILLLLADLTGRTLLAPLTFPAGVVTAFLGAPLFLVLLFSREQPWT is encoded by the coding sequence ATGAGCCTGAGCAACGCCTACCACCGACGCCAGCATCGTCTGACCGTGGGCGGACTGGTGACCCTGCTGATACTGGGCCTGATCACCCTGCTCGCCCTGACCAGCGGCGCGATGGAGGTGGACTGGCGTCAGCTGTGGTGCGGCGACGGCCAGACACTGAACGCAGCGCAGCGCGTCCTGCTGCATATCCGCCTGCCGCGCGCCTGCAGCGCCATCCTCGGCGGTGCGGCCCTGGCCACGGCCGGGCTGATCCTTCAGGTACTGCTCAACAATCCGCTGGCCTCGCCCTCCACTCTCGGTATCTCTCAAGGCGCATCGTTCGGTGCGGCATGCGGCATCTGGCTGCTGTCATCCGGTCCGTCGCTGACCGTGTCGCCGTGGCTGGTCACCGGCCTGGCGTTTGCCGGCGCCATGGCCACCACCCTGCTGATCCTCGCCCTAAGCCTGTGGCGCAACTGCGGCCGTGAAACCATCATCCTCGCCGGGGTGGCGCTCAGCGCCCTGTTCGTTGCCGCCACCACCCTGTTGCAATATCTGGCCGACGACACCCAGCTGGCCGCCATTGTCCACTGGAGTTTCGGCGATGTCGGTCGTGCCGACTGGCGCGATCTGCGTCTGCTGGCCCTGGTCACGTTGGTTGGTTTGGCCGCGCTGTGGAGCCAACGGCGCACCTTCAACGCCCTGCTGTGCGGCCACGACACCGCCACCAGCCTCGGCCTGCACGTCACCCGCTTGCGTCTGGCCGGAGTGACCCTGGTGACGCTGATGACCGCCACCACCGTCACTCTGCTCGGCGTCATCAGCTTTATCGGCCTGGTCGCCCCCCATCTGGTGCGACTGCTGGTCGGCGACAACGTGGTGGCACGGCTGCCGTTGTGTGCCCTGAGTGGTGCCATTCTGTTGCTGCTCGCCGACCTCACCGGCCGCACCCTGCTGGCGCCGCTGACCTTTCCCGCCGGGGTGGTCACCGCCTTTCTCGGCGCGCCGCTGTTCCTGGTGTTGCTGTTCAGCCGGGAGCAGCCATGGACCTGA
- a CDS encoding phosphoribosylaminoimidazolesuccinocarboxamide synthase, translating to MTATIMQTDCPGLKLVNRGKVRDIYDVGEYLLIVTSDRISAFDVIMNEGIPGKGQVLTEISVFWFSMMQDIIPNHIVSTNVEEFPSAALAYRDQLEGRSMLVKKARPLPVECIVRGYISGSGWKEYQAKGSICGIPLPSGLKESDRLPEVIFTPSTKAELGEHDENIPFSKVEELCGAALAAQVRDTTIAIYERARSYAATKGIIIADTKFEFGLYNDQLLWIDEALTPDSSRFWPADQYQPGGPQPSFDKQFLRDYLETLDWGKKAPAPDLPAEIVRKTGEKYREALVRLTGK from the coding sequence ATGACTGCGACGATTATGCAAACCGACTGTCCGGGGCTCAAACTGGTCAACCGCGGCAAGGTGCGCGACATCTACGATGTGGGAGAGTATCTGCTGATTGTAACCAGCGATCGCATCTCGGCTTTCGATGTCATCATGAACGAAGGCATTCCGGGCAAGGGACAGGTGCTGACTGAAATCTCGGTTTTCTGGTTCAGCATGATGCAGGACATCATTCCCAATCATATCGTGAGCACCAATGTCGAGGAATTTCCGTCGGCCGCTTTGGCATATCGCGATCAGCTCGAAGGCCGCAGCATGCTGGTGAAAAAGGCCCGTCCCCTGCCGGTGGAATGTATTGTGCGTGGTTATATCTCCGGTTCCGGTTGGAAGGAATATCAGGCCAAGGGCAGCATCTGCGGTATCCCGCTGCCGTCTGGGCTGAAGGAAAGCGATCGTCTGCCCGAGGTGATTTTTACCCCTTCGACCAAGGCGGAGCTGGGCGAGCATGATGAGAATATTCCGTTCAGCAAGGTGGAGGAATTGTGCGGTGCCGCCCTGGCGGCCCAGGTGCGCGACACCACCATCGCCATTTATGAGCGGGCCCGCAGCTATGCTGCGACCAAAGGGATTATCATCGCTGATACCAAATTCGAATTCGGTCTCTACAACGATCAGCTGCTCTGGATTGATGAAGCCCTTACGCCGGATTCGTCGCGCTTCTGGCCGGCTGATCAATATCAGCCGGGCGGACCTCAGCCCAGTTTCGATAAGCAGTTTTTGCGGGATTATCTTGAAACCCTCGATTGGGGCAAAAAAGCCCCGGCACCTGATCTGCCGGCCGAAATCGTCCGCAAAACCGGCGAAAAATATCGGGAGGCCCTGGTCCGTTTGACCGGCAAGTAA
- a CDS encoding rod shape-determining protein gives MLNLFNALWGLFSNDLAIDLGTANTLVYLKGKGIVVSEPSVVAVQKEPMGVRKVLAVGVEAKKMLGRTPGSIVAIRPMKDGVIADFDITEEMLRHFIHKVHHRKAMVRPRIVICVPSGITQVEKRAVKESAESAGAREVYLIEEPMAAAIGAGLPITEAHGNMIVDIGGGTTEVAIISLAGIVYAQSVRVGGDKLDEAITQHLKRKYNMLIGERTAEQIKIEIGSAYTGDDEQRMQVKGRDMVTGIPRTLEIGSEEIREALSETVNAIVEAVRVALERTPPELAADIVDRGIVLAGGGALLRNLDALLRRETGLPVVIAEDPLSCVVLGSGKVLDELDLLRRVAVSS, from the coding sequence ATGCTGAACCTGTTCAATGCCCTGTGGGGCCTGTTTTCCAACGATCTGGCCATCGATCTGGGCACGGCCAACACCCTGGTCTACCTTAAAGGCAAGGGTATAGTCGTCAGCGAACCCTCGGTGGTGGCGGTTCAGAAGGAGCCCATGGGCGTGCGCAAGGTTCTGGCCGTCGGGGTCGAAGCCAAGAAGATGCTCGGCCGCACCCCCGGCAGCATTGTCGCCATCCGGCCGATGAAGGATGGCGTAATCGCCGACTTCGACATCACCGAGGAGATGCTGCGCCATTTCATTCACAAGGTACATCACCGCAAGGCCATGGTGCGACCCCGCATTGTGATCTGCGTACCGTCCGGCATCACCCAGGTGGAAAAACGCGCGGTCAAGGAATCCGCCGAGTCGGCCGGCGCCCGCGAGGTCTACCTGATTGAAGAACCGATGGCGGCCGCCATTGGCGCCGGACTGCCCATCACCGAAGCCCATGGCAACATGATCGTTGATATCGGTGGTGGCACCACCGAGGTGGCCATCATCTCACTGGCCGGCATCGTCTATGCCCAGAGCGTGCGAGTGGGTGGCGACAAACTTGATGAGGCCATCACCCAGCACCTTAAACGCAAATACAATATGCTGATCGGCGAACGGACCGCCGAGCAGATCAAGATCGAGATCGGCAGCGCCTATACTGGCGACGATGAACAGCGCATGCAGGTTAAGGGCCGCGACATGGTCACCGGTATCCCCCGCACCCTGGAAATCGGCTCGGAGGAGATCCGCGAGGCCCTGTCGGAAACGGTCAACGCCATCGTCGAAGCGGTGCGCGTGGCGCTGGAACGGACCCCCCCGGAACTGGCCGCCGATATCGTTGACCGCGGCATTGTGCTGGCCGGCGGTGGTGCCCTGCTGCGCAACCTGGACGCCCTGTTGCGGCGGGAAACAGGCCTGCCTGTGGTTATTGCCGAGGATCCGCTGTCCTGCGTCGTGCTGGGATCGGGCAAGGTACTTGACGAGCTTGATCTGCTGCGGCGGGTAGCCGTCTCCAGCTAG
- a CDS encoding transposase: MSFPNIPTTSLSAATTARPSFLTMKTDCNTSNCWQNTARRFLCRFGPTVLMDNHVHLLVVPEKEDSLARGIGLTNQVYTQYLNRKLKQNGRIWQNRFFSCLVEQDDYLWTVARYIEQNAVKSGTVKKAEDYRWSSARAHLTSGCDDLLHSPSWLACKDRSAYADFIMQSDDKAEDSLRSVTRAGRPFGSEGFIDKMEETLKTTLRPRKPGRPRKTGERPLV; this comes from the coding sequence TTGTCGTTCCCGAATATCCCCACCACGTCACTCAGCGCGGCAACAACCGCGCGACCGTCTTTTTTAACGATGAAGACCGACTGCAATACCTCAAACTGCTGGCAAAATACAGCAAGGCGTTTTCTTTGCAGATTTGGGCCTACTGTTTTGATGGACAACCATGTTCATTTGCTCGTTGTTCCCGAGAAAGAGGACTCACTGGCTCGCGGCATCGGCCTGACAAATCAAGTCTATACGCAATATCTCAATCGCAAATTGAAGCAAAACGGTCGTATTTGGCAAAACCGGTTCTTTTCATGTCTGGTGGAACAGGATGACTATCTGTGGACGGTGGCACGATATATCGAACAGAACGCGGTCAAATCGGGCACAGTAAAAAAGGCGGAAGATTACCGCTGGTCCAGCGCCAGGGCTCATCTCACCTCTGGCTGTGATGATCTTTTACATTCACCCTCTTGGCTTGCTTGCAAAGACAGGTCAGCCTATGCTGATTTTATCATGCAAAGTGACGACAAAGCTGAAGACAGCTTGCGTAGCGTAACCCGGGCAGGTCGTCCGTTCGGTTCTGAGGGGTTTATCGATAAGATGGAAGAGACATTGAAGACAACGCTAAGGCCCCGCAAACCGGGCAGGCCAAGAAAAACCGGGGAGCGTCCCCTGGTTTAG